The Aedes aegypti strain LVP_AGWG chromosome 3, AaegL5.0 Primary Assembly, whole genome shotgun sequence genome contains a region encoding:
- the LOC110679834 gene encoding uncharacterized protein LOC110679834: MSYNSAMDLSGKVIIVTGASSGIGAATATYLTQLGAIVVLTGRNVENLNKIGRECEAIGKQKPLIIVADVTKTEDNLRVIDGTIKKFGRLDVLVNNAGKGQNGTIESTSLEQFDDIMETNLRSVYHLTKLAVPHLIKSKGNIVNVSSVAGTRSFANSLSYCVSKAALDQFTRCVALELAPKQVRVNSVNPAVIVTNFQTPLGMTPADYAAYIKHSEQFHPLGRVGKASEVAAAIAFLAADTASFITGTCLCIDGGKNVLCPR; the protein is encoded by the exons ATGAGCTACAATTCTGCAATGGATCTCTCCGGAAAGGTTATTATAGTCACAGGAGCAAGTAGTGGAATCGGGGCTGCCACGGCCACATATCTAACCCAACTGGGTGCAATCGTCGTTTTGACCGGTAGAAACGTCGAAAATCTCAATAAAATTGGTCGCGAATGTGAAGCCATTGGGAAACAAAAGCCTCTAATAATCGTGGCcgacgtgacaaaaacggaagaCAACCTCCGGGTGATTGACGGAACGATTAAGAAGTTCGGCAGATTGGACGTGTTGGTCAACAATGCTGGCAAGGGACAGAATGGGACCATCGAAAGTACCAGTCTGGAACAATTTGACGACATAATGGAAACCAACTTGAGAAGCGTCTATCACCTGACCAAACTGGCCGTGCCTCACCTCATCAAAAGCAAAGGCAACATCGTCAACGTGTCCAGCGTGGCGGGGACAAGGTCGTTTGCCAACTCTTTGTCCTATTGTGTTTCGAAGGCTGCGTTGGATCAGTTTACGCGATGTGTCGCGCTAGAGCTTGCGCCGAAGCAAGTCAGAGTCAACTCTGTTAATCCAG CGGTGATTGTAACGAACTTCCAGACTCCGCTGGGAATGACACCCGCCGATTATGCTGCCTATATAAAACACAGCGAACAGTTCCATCCACTGGGACGGGTGGGTAAGGCGTCGGAAGTAGCCGCGGCCATTGCGTTCCTGGCGGCCGACACGGCGAGCTTCATCACGGGGACCTGTCTTTGCATCGATGGTGGGAAGAACGTGTTGTGCCCTCGGTAA